The following are encoded together in the Triticum dicoccoides isolate Atlit2015 ecotype Zavitan chromosome 6B, WEW_v2.0, whole genome shotgun sequence genome:
- the LOC119320281 gene encoding fasciclin-like arabinogalactan protein 2 encodes MSLPSALTASSFAVLLLLVLSVCATCDATHNITAILAARRDMSEFSRLLTTTGLADEINERNTITVLAVDDADMAPLRARHLPREALRHVLSLHILVDYYDHDKLHRLPGGSADVSTLFQASGDAPGSAGMVEISERRGGSVAFVPQDAGDDARATSVLFVKPVHEEPYNISVLQVGAVMSSPAAEAPSSPETSTPTSRHNATDVVPKTKKGTGSADAAADAPSADDGDDEREDHAKKNGAITAAPGRLSLALAFLLAIVVRV; translated from the coding sequence ATGTCACTCCCCAGCGCTCTCACCGCGAGCTCattcgccgtcctcctcctcctcgtcctctccgtGTGCGCGACGTGCGACGCCACCCACAACATCACCGCCATCCTCGCGGCGCGCCGGGACATGTCCGAGTTCAGCCGCCTGCTCACGACGACGGGCCTCGCGGACGAAATCAACGAGCGCAACACCATCACAGTCCTCGCGGTCGACGACGCCGACATGGCTCCGCTCAGGGCTCGTCATCTCCCGCGGGAAGCGCTCCGGCACGTGCTCTCCCTGCACATCCTCGTCGACTACTACGACCACGACAAGCTACACCGCCTCCCCGGCGGCTCGGCGGACGTGTCCACCCTGTTCCAGGCCTCCGGCGACGCACCCGGCAGCGCAGGGATGGTGGAGATCTCCGAGCGCCGGGGCGGGAGCGTGGCGTTCGTGCCCCAGGACGCCGGCGACGACGCGCGCGCCACCAGCGTGCTCTTCGTCAAGCCCGTCCACGAGGAGCCGTACAACATCTCGGTGCTGCAGGTGGGCGCCGTCATGTCGTCCCCGGCCGCCGAGGCGCCCTCGTCGCCCGAGACTTCAACTCCAACCTCAAGGCACAACGCCACCGACGTCGTGCCCAAGACCAAGAAAGGGACCGGGTCAGCCGATGCCGCCGCCGACGCGCCTTCGGCGGACGACGGGGACGACGAACGAGAGGACCATGCGAAGAAGAACGGCGCGATCACCGCGGCTCCCGGCCGGCTATCGTTGGCTCTGGCGTTCCTGCTGGCGATCGTCGTGCGCGTTTGA